The region CAAGGCCCGCGCCCGCGCCGCCGAGCTGCTGGAGCTGGTCGGGCTGCCCGGTGACGCCGGGAAGCGCTATCCGCACCAGCTCTCCGGCGGGCAGCAGCAGCGCGTCGGCGTCGCCCGTGCGCTCGCCGCCGACCCGCCCGTGCTGCTGATGGACGAGCCGTTCGGCGCCGTCGACCCGGTCGTCCGTACCCAGCTGCAGAACGAGCTGCTGCGGCTCCAGGAGGAGCTGCGCAAGACCGTCGTCTTCGTGACCCACGACATCGACGAGGCGGTCCGGCTGGGCGACCGGATCGCGGTCTTCCGCACCGGCGGCCGGCTCGTGCAGTGCGCCGAGCCCGCCGAGCTGCTGGCCCGCCCGGCCGATGATTTCGTCGCCGACTTCCTGGGCGCCGAACGCGGGCTGAAGCTGCTCTCGCTCACCACCCTCGCCGACGTGCCGTACACCCCCGGCGGGGCGATACGCGCGGACGAGCCGGTCGGCGGGATATCCCGCGACGGTGGCCGCTGGCGCGTGGTGACCTCGCCGCGCGGGGAACCGCTGGGCTGGCTGGACACCGACGCACTGCCCGCCGGCGGCACGGCCGGCGAGGCCCCGCTGGAGGCCGTACGGCCGCTGCGCGACACCGATTCGCTCCTCTCGGCGCTCAACGAGGCGGTCTCCTCCCCCGCCGCCGCCGTCGCCCGGGTCACCGAGGACGGCGTACTGACCGGCCTCACCTCCCGCGACGCCGTCCACGACCGGGCGGGCCGCAGCCACGCGGAGGCGGGGCGGGCGGCGTCCGCCGGGCACCCCGCCCCCGCGACGCCCGGCCCCGACGACGCGCCCCTCAAGACCGCCTCCGCCGCGGAGCGCCCCGCATGACCATCGAGTGGGGCTGGTTCCCCGATCACGCCGACGACATGGCCCGCCTGACCGCGGACCATCTCGCCACCGCCGTGCCCGCCGTACTCCTCGGCCTGCTGATCGCCCTGCCGCTGGCGGTCCTCGCGCACCGGGTCCGGCCGCTGCGCGGCTTCATCCTCGGCGCGTCCAACATCCTCTACACCATCCCCTCGCTCGCCTTCTTCGTCCTCCTCCTGCCGGTCACCGGCCTCACCCGCACCACCGCGATCGTCGGACTGACCGCGTACACCCTGGTGGTGCTGGTACGGAACACCGTCGAGGGCCTGGACGCGGTCCCGGTCAAGGC is a window of Streptomyces caniferus DNA encoding:
- a CDS encoding ABC transporter ATP-binding protein, producing MIKFDAVSKRYPNGTTAVDELSLDLPEGGVTVLVGSSGCGKTTTLRMVNRMVDPTSGTISVGGRDILEADAAELRRGIGYVIQQSGLFPHRTILDNIATVPLLLGWGRRKARARAAELLELVGLPGDAGKRYPHQLSGGQQQRVGVARALAADPPVLLMDEPFGAVDPVVRTQLQNELLRLQEELRKTVVFVTHDIDEAVRLGDRIAVFRTGGRLVQCAEPAELLARPADDFVADFLGAERGLKLLSLTTLADVPYTPGGAIRADEPVGGISRDGGRWRVVTSPRGEPLGWLDTDALPAGGTAGEAPLEAVRPLRDTDSLLSALNEAVSSPAAAVARVTEDGVLTGLTSRDAVHDRAGRSHAEAGRAASAGHPAPATPGPDDAPLKTASAAERPA